A DNA window from Takifugu flavidus isolate HTHZ2018 chromosome 15, ASM371156v2, whole genome shotgun sequence contains the following coding sequences:
- the fabp6 gene encoding gastrotropin, with the protein MAFAGRWETENQEGYDEFCKLLGIPDDIIEKGRNYKLITEVTQDGETFSWTQIYPTNAKVTNTFTIGKECDMETIGGKKFKATVHLEGGKLSVTFPNYHHTSEISGGKLIETSKAGSVVLTRTSRKL; encoded by the exons aTGGCTTTCGCCGGAAGATGGGAAACTGAGAACCAGGAGGGATATGATGAGTTCTGCAAACTGCTTG GTAtccctgatgacatcattgagAAAGGCCGCAACTACAAGCTGATCACAGAGGTGACCCAGGACGGTGAAACCTTCTCCTGGACCCAGATCTACCCCACAAATGCCAAGGTCACCAATACCTTCACCATCGGCAAGGAATGCGACATGGAGACCATCGGAGGGAAGAAATTCAAG GCCACTGTGCACTTGGAAGGAGGCAAGCTGAGCGTGACCTTCCCCAACTACCACCACACCTCTGAGATCAGCGGAGGCAAACTCATTGAG ACGTCCAAAGCCGGCTCCGTAGTGCTGACAAGAACCAGCAGGAAGCTGTAA